A stretch of the Actinoalloteichus fjordicus genome encodes the following:
- the cimA gene encoding citramalate synthase: MFRTVPADTPLGDAFHLYDTTLRDGAQREGISYSVTDKLTVARQLDSLGVGFIEGGWPGALPKDTEFFARAADGELELRHAALVAFGSTRRAGMTAAEDPQVRALLDSRASVITLVAKSDRRHIERALRTDVAENCAMVRDTVSLLVAEGRRVFVDAEHFFDGYAADPDCALRVLEAAVLGGADVVVLCDTNGGSLPTGLAETVTEVSARTGFRLGIHCQDDTGCAVANTIAAVQAGVTHVQCTANGYGERAGNADLFPVIGNLVTKLDMPVLPEGRLVDLTRVSHALAEIANLAPDPHQAYVGASAFAHKAGLHASAIKVDPELYNHMEPGDVGNGMRVLVTEMAGRASLELKGREFGLDLAARPEAVGRVVRRVKELEAGGWSFEAADASLELLLRAELAGGLETAAEESDSAAALRPFTLESYRVVLDHRSDGEVVAEATVRLHVEGERVIATAEGTGPVNALDAALRAALTRYLPWLAEVRLLDYKVRILSGEHGTDAVTRVLVDSGDGVDKWTTVGVHGNIVEASWLALCDALVHRAARQEADSVRA; this comes from the coding sequence GTGTTCCGCACCGTTCCGGCAGACACTCCGCTCGGCGACGCCTTCCACCTCTATGACACGACGCTGCGCGACGGCGCCCAGCGGGAGGGCATCTCCTACTCGGTGACCGACAAGCTGACCGTGGCGCGACAGCTGGACTCCCTCGGCGTCGGGTTCATCGAGGGCGGCTGGCCCGGTGCGCTGCCCAAGGACACCGAGTTCTTCGCCAGGGCGGCCGACGGCGAGCTGGAACTGCGGCACGCCGCCCTCGTCGCCTTCGGCTCGACCCGACGAGCCGGGATGACGGCCGCCGAGGACCCGCAGGTCCGCGCGCTGCTCGACTCGCGGGCGTCGGTGATCACGCTGGTCGCCAAGTCCGACCGCAGGCACATCGAGCGGGCGCTGCGCACCGACGTCGCCGAGAACTGCGCGATGGTCCGTGACACGGTGTCGCTGCTCGTCGCCGAGGGGCGTCGGGTCTTCGTCGACGCCGAGCACTTCTTCGACGGCTACGCCGCCGATCCCGACTGCGCGCTGCGGGTCCTGGAGGCGGCGGTGCTCGGCGGCGCCGACGTCGTGGTGCTGTGCGACACCAACGGCGGCAGCCTGCCGACCGGGCTGGCCGAGACGGTCACCGAGGTGAGCGCCCGCACCGGCTTCCGGCTGGGCATCCACTGCCAGGACGACACCGGCTGCGCCGTCGCCAACACCATCGCCGCCGTGCAGGCAGGCGTCACACACGTGCAGTGCACCGCGAACGGCTACGGCGAGCGGGCGGGCAACGCCGATCTCTTCCCGGTGATCGGCAACCTCGTCACCAAGCTCGACATGCCGGTGCTTCCCGAGGGCAGGCTGGTCGATCTGACCCGCGTGTCCCATGCCCTCGCCGAGATCGCCAACCTCGCCCCCGACCCCCACCAGGCGTATGTCGGGGCGTCGGCCTTCGCTCACAAGGCGGGGCTGCACGCGAGCGCGATCAAAGTCGACCCGGAGCTCTACAACCACATGGAGCCGGGCGATGTCGGGAACGGGATGCGGGTGCTGGTCACGGAGATGGCGGGCCGGGCCAGTCTCGAACTCAAGGGACGCGAGTTCGGGCTGGACCTGGCCGCCAGGCCGGAGGCGGTCGGTCGGGTGGTGCGCCGGGTCAAGGAACTGGAGGCAGGCGGCTGGTCCTTCGAGGCGGCGGACGCCTCCCTGGAGCTGCTGCTGCGTGCCGAACTGGCAGGCGGCCTGGAGACGGCGGCCGAGGAATCCGATTCCGCTGCCGCGCTGCGACCGTTCACCCTGGAGTCCTACCGCGTGGTGCTTGACCATCGGTCTGACGGCGAGGTGGTCGCCGAGGCCACTGTGCGGCTGCATGTCGAGGGCGAGCGGGTGATCGCGACGGCCGAGGGCACCGGCCCGGTCAACGCCCTGGACGCGGCGCTGCGGGCGGCCCTGACCCGGTATCTGCCCTGGCTGGCCGAGGTCCGGCTGCTCGACTACAAGGTGCGCATCCTCTCGGGCGAGCACGGCACCGACGCGGTGACCCGCGTGCTCGTCGACTCCGGCGACGGCGTCGACAAGTGGACCACGGTGGGTGTGCACGGCAACATCGTCGAGGCGAGCTGGTTGGCGCTGTGCGACGCGCTGGTCCATCGGGCCGCCCGGCAGGAGGCAGATTCGGTCCGGGCCTAG
- a CDS encoding 3-isopropylmalate dehydrogenase, with protein MRLAVIPGDGIGPEVIAEALKVLGEVVPDAEIVRYDLGAARWHATGELLPESVLGELRQHDAILLGAVGDPSVPSGILERGLLLRLRFELDHHVNLRPARLYPGVRSPLADPSEVDMLVVREGTEGLYAGNGGLLRKDTPHEVATEVSINTSFGVERVVRDAFARAAARPRRHLTLVHKTNVLTYAGSLWSRIVEEVSLQHPEVTVSYQHIDSVTIHMVTDPSRYDVIVTDNLFGDILTDLVAAITGGIGLAASGNLDMTRRNPSMFEPVHGSAPDIAGQGVADPTAAVLSVALLLDHLGMSEAAKRIEASVAFDLATRDHASPGATYAIGDRLAALVSSNTRPERPVSLPPSA; from the coding sequence ATGCGGCTCGCTGTGATCCCAGGCGACGGGATCGGGCCCGAGGTTATCGCCGAGGCATTGAAGGTGCTCGGTGAAGTTGTCCCAGACGCGGAGATCGTGCGTTACGACCTCGGTGCCGCTCGGTGGCACGCCACCGGCGAACTGCTGCCGGAGTCGGTGTTGGGGGAGCTGCGTCAGCACGACGCGATCCTGCTCGGGGCGGTCGGTGATCCGTCGGTGCCCAGTGGCATCCTCGAACGCGGACTCCTGCTACGCCTGCGTTTCGAACTCGACCACCATGTCAATCTGCGGCCCGCCCGGCTGTATCCGGGGGTGCGCAGCCCGCTGGCCGATCCCAGCGAGGTCGACATGCTCGTGGTGCGCGAGGGCACGGAGGGCCTCTACGCGGGCAACGGCGGTCTGCTCCGCAAGGACACGCCGCACGAGGTGGCCACCGAGGTCTCGATCAACACCTCGTTCGGGGTGGAACGAGTGGTGCGGGACGCCTTTGCCAGGGCGGCCGCCCGCCCGCGCAGGCATCTCACCCTCGTTCACAAGACCAACGTGCTCACCTACGCGGGTTCGCTGTGGTCTCGGATCGTGGAGGAGGTCTCCCTCCAGCACCCCGAGGTGACCGTCAGCTACCAGCACATCGATTCGGTGACCATCCACATGGTTACCGACCCGTCGCGATATGACGTGATCGTCACGGACAACCTGTTCGGCGACATCCTCACCGACCTCGTGGCGGCGATCACCGGCGGCATCGGACTCGCGGCCAGCGGCAATCTCGACATGACTCGACGCAACCCGAGCATGTTCGAGCCGGTGCACGGCAGCGCGCCGGACATCGCGGGTCAGGGAGTGGCGGACCCGACGGCCGCCGTGCTGTCGGTCGCGCTGCTGTTGGACCACCTCGGCATGTCGGAGGCGGCGAAGCGAATCGAGGCGTCGGTGGCGTTCGACCTGGCCACCAGGGATCACGCCTCGCCGGGCGCGACCTATGCGATCGGCGATCGGCTGGCCGCACTGGTCTCGTCGAACACCCGCCCGGAGCGGCCGGTCTCGCTGCCACCCTCAGCCTGA
- a CDS encoding DUF6571 family protein — MPDLLQLRDLDPSHWSALAQAWNDWSDDLDQQLSDLNGEVIERIADDEVWQGFAAEAAGRYVDEIRRRGVQSVDDIRNVADVYKQAADDITGIQDRLASVLAYAHSSGLELRADGEIWIAPYDTTGLSDGQKIHEREVRHRARVDVQTQIAELLTEAEDLDSDLTGRLEHHSAVHSSAADIAAMQERIEEQAARAAELAGTRPLTHEEARELRDLLEHYAEDPVFATEFLDLLGPERTLELASDITGIGNHLGHPDPELARRLQIELGEALATATDARSEPNLGEQWWSDLAEAGREEVVLPGFTGPDGVYGYQFLGPLLNSGEYSSEFLEFIGNDLIDFEKENPEAWNTQEGVLGAPLRFNFIDDQTAGLDPMYGLMLALDENPQAAKDFFSKDGEDRVEYFAEREWIPDSLTRSVPDDHVSAGWSSFGDALEAATLEAGRDEVSREILRDSIGAFADRSDGIPHNMGDTMTNMISAEIAFVNADSIDSSTNRHAAHRDDIRAVIGDLASDPEQYAQIHEAQRVYTALRLEEMASSSFDLGTRYTDVEMAGREAAVIFNALDGARAEAGYAEMTSADNEYNKALEDRAALTDLVLGNIVGEIPVAGGLLGDGVTMVLDDVVENSRRDDFSSAEGWAQDLYRQGSTDVESLVLDAMIRHEMWAPDAPPPAELMIDGKVPAYSSLDPVQKGVFDEWRRSPAGGEMRSVIDEIKVSYHLDTSISFGDESRSGG, encoded by the coding sequence ATGCCGGATCTGTTGCAACTCCGCGATCTCGACCCGAGCCACTGGTCCGCGCTGGCGCAGGCATGGAACGACTGGTCGGACGACCTGGACCAGCAGCTCTCGGACCTGAACGGCGAGGTGATCGAGCGGATCGCCGACGACGAGGTGTGGCAGGGCTTCGCCGCCGAGGCAGCGGGGCGATACGTCGACGAGATCCGGCGCCGGGGAGTGCAGAGCGTGGACGACATCCGCAACGTGGCGGACGTGTACAAGCAGGCGGCCGACGACATCACCGGAATTCAGGACCGGCTCGCCTCGGTCCTCGCCTACGCGCACAGCAGCGGCTTGGAGCTCCGAGCGGACGGCGAGATCTGGATCGCCCCGTACGACACCACCGGATTGTCCGACGGCCAGAAGATCCACGAGCGCGAGGTGCGACACCGGGCGCGGGTGGACGTGCAGACCCAGATCGCGGAGCTGTTGACGGAGGCCGAGGACCTCGACAGCGACCTGACGGGTCGACTGGAGCACCACAGCGCCGTGCACAGCTCCGCGGCGGACATCGCCGCCATGCAGGAACGCATCGAGGAACAGGCCGCCCGCGCCGCCGAGCTGGCAGGCACCCGGCCGCTGACGCACGAGGAGGCCAGGGAACTCCGCGACCTGCTGGAGCACTACGCCGAGGACCCGGTGTTCGCCACCGAGTTCCTGGACTTGCTGGGGCCGGAGAGGACCTTGGAACTCGCCTCCGACATCACCGGAATCGGCAACCACCTCGGACACCCCGATCCCGAGCTGGCGAGACGTCTCCAGATCGAGCTGGGCGAGGCGCTGGCCACCGCGACCGACGCCCGCAGCGAACCCAACCTGGGCGAGCAGTGGTGGTCCGATCTCGCCGAGGCGGGCCGCGAGGAGGTCGTCCTGCCGGGATTCACTGGACCGGACGGCGTCTACGGCTACCAGTTCCTGGGCCCGCTGCTGAACTCAGGCGAGTACTCCTCGGAGTTCCTGGAGTTCATCGGGAACGATCTGATCGACTTCGAGAAGGAGAATCCTGAGGCCTGGAACACTCAGGAGGGCGTGCTCGGTGCACCGCTGCGCTTCAACTTCATCGACGACCAGACCGCCGGGCTCGACCCGATGTACGGGCTGATGCTCGCCCTGGACGAGAATCCGCAGGCCGCGAAGGACTTCTTCTCCAAGGACGGCGAAGACCGCGTCGAGTACTTCGCCGAGCGGGAGTGGATCCCCGACTCACTGACCAGGTCCGTCCCGGACGACCACGTGTCCGCAGGCTGGAGCAGCTTCGGCGACGCCCTGGAGGCCGCGACGCTGGAGGCGGGCCGGGACGAGGTCTCCCGAGAGATCCTCCGCGACTCCATCGGCGCCTTCGCCGACCGGTCGGACGGCATCCCGCACAACATGGGCGACACGATGACAAACATGATCAGTGCCGAGATCGCTTTTGTGAATGCGGATTCGATCGACAGCAGCACCAACCGGCACGCTGCCCATCGGGATGACATCCGTGCGGTGATCGGCGACCTGGCAAGTGATCCTGAGCAGTATGCCCAGATTCACGAAGCACAGCGGGTCTACACCGCGCTGCGCCTTGAGGAGATGGCATCGAGCTCCTTTGACCTAGGGACGCGTTATACGGATGTCGAGATGGCAGGTCGCGAAGCGGCCGTGATCTTTAACGCCTTGGACGGTGCACGGGCCGAAGCGGGCTATGCGGAGATGACCAGTGCGGACAACGAGTACAACAAGGCGTTGGAGGATCGAGCTGCCTTGACGGACCTCGTGTTGGGAAACATCGTTGGCGAGATCCCGGTCGCTGGAGGTCTCCTCGGGGATGGTGTGACCATGGTCCTCGATGACGTGGTCGAGAATTCGCGCCGAGATGACTTCTCTTCGGCGGAGGGGTGGGCTCAGGACCTATACCGTCAAGGTTCCACCGACGTAGAGAGTCTTGTGCTCGATGCGATGATTCGACATGAGATGTGGGCTCCGGATGCTCCGCCGCCTGCTGAGTTGATGATCGACGGCAAGGTGCCCGCATATTCGTCGCTTGATCCTGTGCAGAAGGGAGTTTTCGACGAATGGAGAAGATCTCCTGCTGGCGGAGAGATGCGGAGCGTGATTGATGAGATCAAGGTTTCCTATCATCTGGACACCTCGATCTCCTTTGGCGATGAATCAAGGTCGGGTGGATGA